One genomic segment of Flagellimonas marinaquae includes these proteins:
- a CDS encoding MFS transporter — MFQKRRLSFWEIWNLSFGFLGIQMGFALQNANASRILQSFGADVHELSWFWIVAPLTGLIVQPIVGHYSDQTWTRLGRRRPYFLTGALLASLGLVLMPNADMFTAIMPSLWVGAGMLMIMDASFNIAMEPFRALIADMLPSDQRTLGYSVQTVLIGIGAVIGSWLPYVLTNWVGISNTATAGEVPLNLLISFVIGALVLVTSVAITVFTTKEYTPAEMALLNKQENNKETIDEKSSLLDIFSDFAKMPVTMRQLSWVQFFSWFGLFGLWVFATPAIAEHIYGLDPNNSQSSAYQNAGDWVGILFGVYNGVSAIFAFFLPAIAKKVGRKKTHSISLIIGALGFLSIYIMPNENWLILSMFGIGIAWASILAMPYAILAGAIPPQKMGVYMGIFNFFIVIPQIINALIGGPIVKYFYNGQPIYALVTSGVAFLIAALLVLKVEDTDDKALEL, encoded by the coding sequence ATGTTTCAAAAGCGTCGATTAAGCTTCTGGGAAATCTGGAACCTAAGTTTTGGATTTCTAGGAATACAAATGGGATTTGCCCTTCAAAATGCCAACGCCAGTAGAATACTCCAAAGTTTTGGTGCCGATGTGCACGAACTTTCCTGGTTCTGGATCGTTGCCCCACTAACAGGATTAATAGTACAACCCATTGTCGGTCATTATAGCGATCAGACTTGGACACGCCTTGGGCGTCGCCGCCCCTACTTTCTAACAGGTGCATTGTTGGCTTCGTTGGGGCTTGTGCTAATGCCCAACGCAGATATGTTTACGGCCATTATGCCATCGCTTTGGGTCGGAGCAGGTATGCTTATGATCATGGATGCCTCATTCAATATTGCAATGGAGCCTTTTAGGGCATTGATTGCGGATATGTTGCCCTCCGATCAGCGCACCCTGGGCTATAGTGTCCAAACAGTTTTGATCGGGATTGGTGCAGTAATAGGTTCTTGGTTGCCCTATGTTCTGACCAACTGGGTCGGTATAAGCAACACTGCAACTGCAGGGGAAGTCCCATTGAATTTATTGATTTCCTTTGTAATAGGTGCCTTGGTACTTGTTACCAGTGTTGCCATAACCGTATTCACCACAAAGGAATATACACCAGCCGAAATGGCCCTGCTGAACAAACAAGAAAACAACAAAGAGACTATTGACGAAAAGAGCAGTCTGTTGGATATTTTTTCTGATTTTGCAAAAATGCCCGTTACCATGCGGCAATTGAGCTGGGTGCAGTTCTTTTCCTGGTTCGGCTTGTTTGGGCTTTGGGTGTTCGCCACACCGGCCATCGCCGAACATATCTATGGTTTGGACCCCAACAATAGCCAAAGTTCTGCCTATCAAAATGCCGGGGATTGGGTCGGCATTTTATTCGGAGTATATAATGGGGTCTCAGCAATTTTTGCCTTTTTTCTACCGGCTATTGCCAAAAAGGTAGGACGTAAAAAAACCCATAGCATTTCTTTGATCATTGGTGCGCTCGGGTTTTTATCCATTTATATTATGCCCAACGAAAATTGGCTCATTTTGTCCATGTTCGGTATTGGAATTGCTTGGGCCAGTATTTTGGCAATGCCCTATGCAATATTGGCCGGGGCCATTCCCCCGCAAAAAATGGGCGTATATATGGGCATTTTCAATTTTTTTATTGTAATACCACAAATTATAAATGCATTGATCGGCGGCCCCATTGTAAAGTACTTTTATAATGGCCAGCCCATTTATGCATTGGTAACAAGTGGTGTTGCTTTTCTGATCGCTGCACTACTTGTTTTAAAAGTAGAGGATACGGACGATAAAGCACTAGAGTTATAA